The genomic DNA GGTCTCGGCGACGGCCGTCAAGAAGGGCGACGTCGTCGGGTACGTCGACGACGGCCTCGGCGGCCGCACCCCGGTCGTCGCGGCGAAGGACCTGAAGCCGGTCGGCTGGGCCGGCCTGAAGGTCGAGCTGAGGCTCACCGCCGGCAAGGGCGGGGTGCCGGGTACGGCCGCCGAGGGCACCGTCGTCGGCGAGCTGGCCGTCGGCTCCGGCGAGGGCCGGGTGGGCGTGCCCGTCGCCCTTCAGCGGGATTTGGAGGAGCCGGGCTTCGGCGCCAGGCTGACACGCGTCGGCTGACGCACACCACACGGCGCGGTGGTGCCCCGGCCACCGGGGCACCACCGCGTACGGTCGGACAGGGGAGTGACGAGTGACGACCACGCGACCGCCCGCCACGTGCGCGTGGCGCCGCCGCGCCGGGCTCCGGTCCGCACCTCGCGCCGGACGCCCGGCAGCCGGTTCGGCCGGTTCGGGCGGCCGGTTCCGCCCGGTCGGTCCGGCTGGTCCGGTCGGCGTCGTCGTCACGGCAACGGTCCTCGCGGCGGCCCTGCACGCCGGATGGTTCCTGTTCGTCGCGAACAGCGGCGGCGACCTGGCGGCGCAGGACGCGTGGGCGGGCTTCGCCGCCCGGCACCCCGACTCGGCGTACAACCTTTCCTGGTACGGCGGGATGCACACCATGTCGTACAGCGTGTTCTCGCCGTACGTGATGGCGCTGGCGGGTGTGCGGACGACGATGATGGCCGCCGGGACGGCCTCCGCCGCGCTCACCGCGCTGCTCCTGGTGCGGACACGGGCCGTCCGCAACCCGCTCGCCTGTTCGCTCGCCGCGGTCGTCGCCCTGCTGTGCAACGCCCTGTCCGGACGGGTGACGTTCGGCCTGGGTCTGGTCTTCGCGCTGGGCGCGGTGGCCGTCGTGTTCTGCGGCCGGTGGCCCCGGCCGCGCGCCCCCGCCAGAACCGCGCGGTGCGGGGCGCGGTCACGGCGCTCCTGGCGGGTGCGGCGACGGCGGCGAGCCCGGTCGCGGGGCTGTTCCTGGGCGTCGTGGCGGCGGCGCTGTTCCTGAACGGGCGACGGCCCGCCGCGTACGCGCTGGGAGTGCCGCCGGTCCTGGTGGTCGCCGGAACCGCCCTGCTGTTCCCCTTCTCCGGCACGCAGCCGATGGCGCTGGGGACGGTGCTGCTGCCGTTGCTGTTCGGCGCGGTGTGCCTGCTGGCGGCGGACCGGACGTGGCGCACGGTCCGTACGGCGTCCGCCGTGTACGTGGCCGGCGCGCTCCTCACCTGGCTGGTCGACTCGCAGATCGGCTCGAACGTGACGCGGCTGCCGATGCTCTTCGCGGGCGTGGTGCTGCTGGCCGCCGTGCCGTACGCGGCGTCGCGGCGGGTCCGGTACGGGCTGCTCGCCGCGCTGGTGGTGTTCCACGGGTGGATCGGGTTCAAGAGCGTCGACGACGTGCTGGTGACCACGCCCCACGCGTCGTGGTCCCGGAACGCGACGCGTCCGCTCCTCGACGAACTGGAGCGGCGCGGCGCCGAACGGGCCCGCGTGGAGGTCGTACCGGCCCGCAGCCACCGCGAGTCCAGCGCGCTCGCCCCGTACGTCGCGCTGGCGCGCGGCTGGAACCGCCAGGCCGACCTGGAACGCAACCCGATCTTCTACGACGGCTCCCTGACCGCCGCGAACTACCGCGCCTGGCTCGACCGGTGGGCCGTCCGGTACGTCGTCCTGCCCACCGGCACACCCGACACGGGCGCCCGCGAGGAGACCGCCCTGATCGAGGGCGGACTGCCGTACCTGGAGCCGGTGTGGTCCGACGCCCACTGGCGTCTCTTCTCCGTCCGCGACGCGACGCCCCTGGCCGGCCCGGGGGCGACGGTCGCCACGGCGGCGGCGGACCGCATCACGCTGCGCGTGGAGAGGCCGGGCAGGATCCTCGTCAGGGTTCCGCACTCGCCCTGGCTGTCCCTGGTGGACGAGCGGGGCGAACGTCTGGCGCCGCCGGGGGGCGGCGAAACCGGACCCTGCCTCCGCGGGGCCGCCCGCACGGCGGACGGCGACCAGTGGACGGAACTCCTGGCGCCCTCGGCGGGGACGTACCACCTGGCCTCGCCCTACACCCTCCCCCGCGGGGCACGCCCTGCCCCCCTCACCGGACGTCGTGACGGCGCCGGACGGACCGCGCGCCTCCGCCGCGAAGCGGGCGGGTGTGGTGTCTCGTAGGCGTTCACGTATCCCACTTCTTCGGATCGGAAGACGGTGACGGGCTTCGACAGCGGGGCGCGCACGCGCACCGGTACTCGTCGATCACAGGCGTGGGTAGGCTGCCGGGAGGGTCGTCGCTTCGAGGTCGAGGAGGAAACGCTTTGCCTCCGGACCGCCCGCGTATCCGCTGAGGCGACCGGCGGACCCGACGATCCGGTGACACGGGAGCACCAGACACAGCGGGTTGGCACCCAGCGCCGTCCCGACCGCCCGGGCGGCCCGCGGCCGGTCGAGGGCCTCGGCGAGCCGCGCGTACGTCGTGGTCCGCCCGTACGGCACGAATTCCCCGAGTATCGACACGGTCCGGCGACTGAACGGCGTCGCGAGGCGCAGATCCACCGGCACGGTGAAGTCACGGCGCTTGCCGTGCAGGTAGGCGCCGAGTTGTGTCCGCGCTTCGTCCAGCACCCGCCGCTGCGCCGCTGTGGCCTCCGCCTCCTCCACCGGATGCAGACCGGCCCTGCGTGCGCGTCCGGCCCCGGCCTCGGGCGGGTCGAAGGCGCACAGCACGAGCGCCTCGTCCGTGGCCGCCAGCACGAGCGGCCCGAGGACCGTGGCGTGTACCGCCACAGCGGCGGTGGGGGCGGCGGGGTGACCGTCGGTTCGCACGAGGACTCCTGGGGTGGTCGTTGTCGCCGGGTGCCGTCACACGGCGGCGGGTCGGCAGCTCTTGCAGGGGCGGTACCCGGCTCGGCCGGCCTCGCGGACCGTGCGGAACGGGACCTGGTGGCGCGGGGCGATGCGGCGGGCGTGGGCACAGGTCGGATGGCAGTAGACGCGTGTGGTGTCGCTTCCGAGGAACACCACCCCGTCGTGGTGGAGCTCGGCCATCCTCTCCATGTCGATGCCCTCCGCCGTACGCAGTGCGTCACCCGCACCGGACAGGGGACCGGCGTCACAGGGGACGCCGTCGTCGCGGGTCACACGGTGGGAGGGGACCAGCACGGCCACCGGGTTCCTCGCCAGGGCGCCGGTCACCGCGGCCTCCGGGGCTCCGGCCTCCCGCGCGACCCAGCCGACGGGCCGCAACTGCCCCGGCGGGATGGTCCGCACGGTCTCCAGCACCGCCCGCTCGGTCACGGTGAGGCCGGAGAGGTCGACGGGCAACCTCCGCGCTCGCCCGGTACGCAGGGCGGTGAGGACTCCCGGGAACGGCTTGGTCGCCCGTACGGCGGATCGGCGCGTGCGGACACGGTGCAGTTCCTCGAAGGCCGTCGCCGTGAGACCCGCCGAGTCCAGCGCGGCACCCGTCACGGCATGCGGTCCGGCCGCCACGAACAGACCACCGGCGGGCGTCCTGAGCCGGACGTACGTGTCGTACCGCTCGCACCGGATACCGACGTGCCGCAGCACACGCAGGGCGAAGTCCTCCGGAGGGTCCGCGGCGAGCCCGACCAGGTCGTCCGCCACCCGTTCGAGACGGGTCAGCGCCTCTTGATCACCTCGCCGGTCATTCCGCTTCACGTCGCCACCTCCTCCCACACCGGTATCGCCGGATCCAGCAGCCGGCGGAGACTTCTCAGTCCTCTGGACACCTGCGCCTTGACCGTGCCGACCGGGCAACCCTGCACCTCTGCCACTTCCGCGTAGCTCATCCCCATCACATGCCGGAGCACGACCGCTATGCGCTGCTGCTCCGACAACTGCAACAGTGCGGTGACCAGGCGCCCCCGATCGTCGGCCAGCTCCGCGCGCTCCTCGGGCCCGGCGCCGTGGTCGGTCCAGGAACCGGCCACGTCCTCCACGGGCATTCCCGCCAGGGCGGGCCGCCGCGTACGGGTGCGCACGTGGTTGCGCCAGACGTTCGCGGCGACGGCCAGCAACCAGGCACGGGGTTTCAGCTCCCTCCGTCGCTCGGGGGCGTACCCCCGTAGTGCCGTGTAGGCGCGCAGGAACACGTCCTGACCCAGGTCGTCGGCTTCCGTCGCGGAGCCGCAGACCCGAAACAGGAACGTGTACACCGCTCTTCCGTGCACTCGGACCAGCTCGGTGAACCCACCGTCCAGATCCGCAGCCAGGAGCTCGGTCAGCTGCTGCTCGGCCTTGTCGTCCATCAGTGAGGGGAACACCGTCCCGGACGGAAAGGTTGCACGCGTGGTCCGCCGCCCGACCGACCCGCCGGCTTGCCGATCACCCGACCGACCCACCGGCCGCCGGCCCGCCGCCTCGCAGCCCCGTCGGCTCACCGGCCGCCGGTCTGCCCCTCTCCGCCCGTCGTCCTCCGGCCGTACAGCCTCCCCGGCGTGCGGCGTGCGGCGGACGCGGTTCGGCGGGGCGGCCCTCGACCACCCCTCGGCCGGGACCGTGGTACCGGGACGGCCCGGCCCGCCGGCCCGGAGAACCCACCGTGCGCTCCCCGTACGCCCGCTCCCACCCGCCGGGAGACCCGCCGCCCGCCCCGGACGGCCCCGCGCCGTGTGGCGGACGGCCCACGAACCGGCCCCCGGGACGCCCGGACGGCCCCGCCGCGCCGCCTCCGCCGCGCCGCTCGTCGCCCCGCCGTTCGGCGCCCGGCGACTCCCGGTCGTCTTCGCCGCCGGCCCGGGGCGGCCAGGGGCGGGCGTACGTCGTGTTCCCGGCCCCGGTCTTCCGGAGCCCTGGCGTTCACGGTTGTCGGCCCGGTCGCCCGGTGGGGCGGGGTGTTCCCTCGCCGGGGCGCGCACCTGTGCGGCCGCCGGTTTCCGACGACGGCGGTGACCTTCCCGGCCGCCGTCGGCGCGGCGGCCCCACGGTGTTGTCCGCCGTGTTCGAGGGCCGGGGCGCCACGATCGGAGGCGGCCACCCGCCACCGGCTCCCCGGGCCGGGCCGGAGGCCGGAGCCGGCCGCGGACTTCGGCGACCGCCTTGAGGAGGTTTCCCTGGGCCGGGCTGTGACCTGAGGAAACGTCGACTGCGGGATGCCTGGCCCGGGGAGACGCGCTTCTGCGGCCCTCGCGTGTTCACGGGGTTCCCCTACCTCGCGTGTTCACGGGGTTCCCCGACCTCATGCGTACTGAATCCGTTCCGGTCGGCCCTTCCTCGACTAGCGCCGTTGCCGCATCTGCTGGACGACCGGCACCGCCGCCAAACAAAGCAGCGCAGCTCCTCCGAACGCTGCGCCTGCCGAAAGGACGGCATCGGCGGACGAACTGCCGTTCAGCGCCTTGAGGAACCCGACGCACGCCGCGACAAGGGCGGAGAACAGGACCATGACCAGCAGCCAGGGAACCCAGGCACTGTTCACCGGCTCGGGCGCCGACGTGGGAGGAGGCGTCGAAGCAGACGGTTGGTGCGGGGTGTTCACAACGACGCTTCCTTCTCGAACGAGGGGTGGGACGGGGTTTCAGCGGCGAACTCGGAGGACCGGCCCAGCAACGCGTCGGCAAGAGCGGTACGGGCGCGCCGCAAAGAGGCGACGACGGTCTGGTGTGCGCGCTCCAGCTTGTCCAGACCGTCCAGCGCGGTCACGATCTCGTATTGCTCGGACAGCTTCGGCAGAGGGATGCGCAGGGATCCGAGGGACTCGGTGCGGAGCGACGGGGCCGCGGTAGCCGCAGCCCGGTCCCGCATCCAGGCGACGGACTCATCCAGGCACAGGTAGTGGAACAGGTACTCCGGCAGGACTCGGTCCCGACACCCTTCGCTCACACGGATTCGGATGACGTTCGGGCTCATCAGCCAGCCGTCCTGGTGTTGCCGGACCAACGCCGGAGGGACGATCGCGCCCGAGCGGACACACACGATGTCCCTTCCCCGCAGTTCGAAGCTCCTCAGCCGACGAGCTGTTTCCTCCGAAACCCGCTCGTCCTGTGCGTCGGTGATGCACCGGTCCCTCAGATGCCGCGGGAACACAACGGGAATCGGCCCGCCGCTACTGCGTTGAGCCCTACCCAGTTTGGAATAGGACGGGCCGGCCTGAATCTGGCACAGTGAATCGAGGGTGTGTACGGAGGCCGGCCGGACCCTCCGAGGCAGCGGTCCGCGGTCCGCGACGAACGGCAGCACGGCGGCGGCGTCCTGGACCTCGCGGAGGTGTTCCTCGGCGTGGCGCAGTTGCTCCCAGACGAACCCGACCCCGGACTCGTGCTCGGTGTTGTCCGTTCCGTCCTTCCGGCGCGCGACGTGGTCGAGGGGGTTGAGCGAGTAGTCGCTCTGCCGCAGTTTTTCCCGGGACACCAGCGCACCGGGAACCTGCTGCTCTGCCGTCGTCGTTCCGAGCGGAGGAGCGGCTTCTCCCGGGCTCCTGCGAGCGCGGTAAGCGTTGAGGAGGTTTTCGGCGTCCAGGGTGCTGAGAATGCGGCGTGACCCGTCCTTCGCTCCCATGTGCCGCGCGTCGAGGAACAGAGTGCTGTCGCACGGGTCGTCGGGATGGCGCAACAACCACACGGAGACCGGTACGGCAGTGCTGGTGAACAACTGGGCCGGCAGGGCGACGACACAGTCGACTACGCCGCCTTCCACCAGGTTCCGACGGATGGCCTGCTCGGCCCTGTGCCCTGAATTACCCGCCTTGTTCGGCATGATGATGCCGGCCCGCCCTCCTTTGCGAAGCTTGGACAGGCAGTGCTGGACCCAGGCGAAGTTGTCATTGTCGAGGGGCGGAGCCCCGTACGCCCAATGTCCCTGACGACGTTGTTCGCCGCTGGAGTCGCTCATGTTGAACGGCGGGTTGGTGAGCACGATGTCGAACGACCCCGGCGGAACCCGCTCCGAGCTCTCGTTCCAGGGGGGCTGAACGCTTGAGGTCGATGGCTGGGGGGACGCCGTGGAGAAGGAGATTCATGGTCGCCAGCCGCCAGG from Streptomyces sp. MRC013 includes the following:
- a CDS encoding methylated-DNA--[protein]-cysteine S-methyltransferase, with the translated sequence MRTDGHPAAPTAAVAVHATVLGPLVLAATDEALVLCAFDPPEAGAGRARRAGLHPVEEAEATAAQRRVLDEARTQLGAYLHGKRRDFTVPVDLRLATPFSRRTVSILGEFVPYGRTTTYARLAEALDRPRAARAVGTALGANPLCLVLPCHRIVGSAGRLSGYAGGPEAKRFLLDLEATTLPAAYPRL
- a CDS encoding MGMT family protein, producing MKRNDRRGDQEALTRLERVADDLVGLAADPPEDFALRVLRHVGIRCERYDTYVRLRTPAGGLFVAAGPHAVTGAALDSAGLTATAFEELHRVRTRRSAVRATKPFPGVLTALRTGRARRLPVDLSGLTVTERAVLETVRTIPPGQLRPVGWVAREAGAPEAAVTGALARNPVAVLVPSHRVTRDDGVPCDAGPLSGAGDALRTAEGIDMERMAELHHDGVVFLGSDTTRVYCHPTCAHARRIAPRHQVPFRTVREAGRAGYRPCKSCRPAAV
- a CDS encoding sigma-70 family RNA polymerase sigma factor, translated to MDDKAEQQLTELLAADLDGGFTELVRVHGRAVYTFLFRVCGSATEADDLGQDVFLRAYTALRGYAPERRRELKPRAWLLAVAANVWRNHVRTRTRRPALAGMPVEDVAGSWTDHGAGPEERAELADDRGRLVTALLQLSEQQRIAVVLRHVMGMSYAEVAEVQGCPVGTVKAQVSRGLRSLRRLLDPAIPVWEEVAT
- a CDS encoding type I restriction-modification system subunit M/S, with the protein product MLTNPPFNMSDSSGEQRRQGHWAYGAPPLDNDNFAWVQHCLSKLRKGGRAGIIMPNKAGNSGHRAEQAIRRNLVEGGVVDCVVALPAQLFTSTAVPVSVWLLRHPDDPCDSTLFLDARHMGAKDGSRRILSTLDAENLLNAYRARRSPGEAAPPLGTTTAEQQVPGALVSREKLRQSDYSLNPLDHVARRKDGTDNTEHESGVGFVWEQLRHAEEHLREVQDAAAVLPFVADRGPLPRRVRPASVHTLDSLCQIQAGPSYSKLGRAQRSSGGPIPVVFPRHLRDRCITDAQDERVSEETARRLRSFELRGRDIVCVRSGAIVPPALVRQHQDGWLMSPNVIRIRVSEGCRDRVLPEYLFHYLCLDESVAWMRDRAAATAAPSLRTESLGSLRIPLPKLSEQYEIVTALDGLDKLERAHQTVVASLRRARTALADALLGRSSEFAAETPSHPSFEKEASL